The genomic region AATTAACGATGCAGGACACAAATTTAAAGTTGCTAGCTCAAAGTTTTGGAACACCCACAATCGTTTATGACGAGAAACAAATCAGAACACAAATGAGACGTTATCATGAGGCATTTCGAAAAAGTGATGTCGACTATGAGTTATCATATGCCTCTAAAGCTTTTACATGCATACAAATGGTCAAGTTGGCAAAGGAAGAAAATTTTGATTTAGACGTAGTGTCTATGGGAGAGCTATATACAGCGCTAGAGGCTGGGTTTGATCCTAAACGAATTCATTTTCATGGCAATAATAAAACGAGAGATGAAATTCAATATGCATTAGATCATGACATTGGCTATTTTGTGATAGATGCTTTAGATGAAGTTGATTTGATTGATAGCTATGCTTCTCAAAAAGTAGATGTTTTATTAAGAGTTAATCCTGGTGTTGAAGCACATACGCATGAATTCATTCAAACTGGCCAAGAAAAGAGTAAATTTGGACTCTCTATCAAATATGGCTTGGCTGAAAAAGCGGTATCACAAATACAAAAATCGAAGTATTTAAATTTGAAGGGTATCCATTTTCATATAGGATCACAAATTGAAGATACAAAAGGTATGATTGAAACTGCAAAGATTGTCTTAACTTGGCTAAAAGAAAAGAATATTGCAATTGAATTATTAAATCTAGGTGGTGGATTCAGTGTTAAATATACAGAAAATGATCAACCATTTAACATTGAAAAAGGCATACCTGAAATAATAGAAAGTATAAAATCGACTTGTCACACACTTGAGTATCCCCTACCTAAACTGAGTGTTGAGCCTGGACGTTCGATTGTTGCAGAAGCAGGTATAACATTATATGAAGTAGGAACAATTAAAGAAATTCCTTCAGTTAATAAGTATGTATCAATTGATGGTGGTATGAGTGATCATATACGTACATCTTTATATGATGCAAAATATCAAGCTTTACTCGTTAATCGTAACGATAAAGTTGATGAAACGGTAACCATTGCTGGGAAGTTATGCGAATCTGGAGATATCATTATACATGAAGCGCAATGCCCTTCTACAATTCAACGAGGAGATTATATCGCTATTTTAACAACAGGCGCTTATCATTATAGTATGGCATCTAATTACAATCAAATGCAGAAGCCTGCAGTTTATTTTGTACAAAATGGCAAAGCCCGTGAGGTTATCAAGCGTCAAAGTTTACGTCAATTAATCATTAATGATATCAAATAGGCTCTCAGTTAAATTGGATTGGTCGCATTAAATTAAGGAGTTACGCAATAATGGATTGCTTAACTCCTTTTTCGTTGTGTGATCATAAAGTCTTGAACATTAATACCTCTTTTAATACAACATAAATCAGTAAAATTGAGTTGGTAAAACATATTTTATAACTTAGGGGTGCGAATAAACACAGCAAATTTGATTGTTTCCTAAGCCGAGACTTATGAGGCATCTTGCCGTAACCGAAAATCCATTTTAAGATTGGGTAAGTTCAATCTTAAAATGAGTTGAGGTGAGGCGCCTAGAAAAGTGAGGCTTTATGGAACAATCAAATAAATGAAATTATTTATACACCAGTCCGATTTACTATAGAACCATCAAATAACGGTCGATATGATTTGAATGAAATAAAAAAAACAGTGAATCACCATTCACTGTTTTTTTTAGTCAACATTGCATCTATTTATTATAGTTTAACAACGTTTGCAGCTTGAGGACCGCGGTCGCCTTCAACTACTTCAAATTCAACTGATTGACCTTCTTCTAATGATTTGTATCCTTCTTGGTTAATAGCTGAGAAGTGTACGAATACATCGTTTTCTCCTTCAACTTCGATAAAACCAAAACCTTTTTCAGCGTTAAACCATTTTACTGTACTTTGTTTCATAATCTGTGAAACCTCCA from Staphylococcus felis harbors:
- the lysA gene encoding diaminopimelate decarboxylase, with the translated sequence MTVQYNQYGELTMQDTNLKLLAQSFGTPTIVYDEKQIRTQMRRYHEAFRKSDVDYELSYASKAFTCIQMVKLAKEENFDLDVVSMGELYTALEAGFDPKRIHFHGNNKTRDEIQYALDHDIGYFVIDALDEVDLIDSYASQKVDVLLRVNPGVEAHTHEFIQTGQEKSKFGLSIKYGLAEKAVSQIQKSKYLNLKGIHFHIGSQIEDTKGMIETAKIVLTWLKEKNIAIELLNLGGGFSVKYTENDQPFNIEKGIPEIIESIKSTCHTLEYPLPKLSVEPGRSIVAEAGITLYEVGTIKEIPSVNKYVSIDGGMSDHIRTSLYDAKYQALLVNRNDKVDETVTIAGKLCESGDIIIHEAQCPSTIQRGDYIAILTTGAYHYSMASNYNQMQKPAVYFVQNGKAREVIKRQSLRQLIINDIK
- the cspA gene encoding cold shock protein CspA; amino-acid sequence: MKQSTVKWFNAEKGFGFIEVEGENDVFVHFSAINQEGYKSLEEGQSVEFEVVEGDRGPQAANVVKL